ACGTCACTTTCGATTTCTCATCCCCGTGAAAAGGCAGTGGTGAGTTCGATTCAATGCTCTTCATCATGTTTGGGATGTGTGGATATCGCTTGTccaaatgataatagtgataatgatgatgatgacgatgattactagtgatgatgatgatgaatagaaTCCAGTTCTAGAAGAATTGACTTTTATAACAGCATACTATCATAAAATAAATCTGCTCTTAGTGCTTTACAACAGACATTGTTCAAAACGCAGTAGCAAGAATaatcttaaaaataaaatttttaaaatattaaaaaaaagactgacaatatcacttaTCACTCTTCTGCATTCTCAGTCTTCACTGGTTACCATTTTCTGCCTGCGTTCGGTACAAGTgaagttgcaattctcaccttcaactccattttgggtgctgctcctcagcatctgagagaattgattcaaacctacacaaccccacgacaactcagatcatcttccgactGATTCACCACGGCGGCTACTCagttgctccccgtgttaaaacccgatcctacGGTGATCCCTCCTTTTCTTATCCAGCTCTAGTGTCTGGAACAGTTTGcttcacgatcttcgccactctccctcatttcaatcttttaaaactggtctgaaaacacatctttttttaaaacgcctatccatagaccttccccGGCGGTACCTTTTCAGTTAttagccatgcaaactctctctctctttcgttgtgtgtgtgtgtgtgtgtggtgtgtgtcagtgtgtgtgtgtgtgtgtgtgtgtgtgtgtcagtgtgtgtgtgtgattttttcatGTAGTACGCGTAGTCAGGCTCTGAATCTGTCAGTTTTATATTATGGTGCGCcgtaaatcattatttttctcagTTCTTTCTTTTGCCGAGTTaaagttgtgcgtgtgtgcgtgcgtgcgtgcgtgtgtgtgtgtgtgtgagtgtttaatgtttattgtcagtaaagtgctttgagctctcttGAAGGAACTTGAAGGAAAGTGCTCAACAAATggccattgttattattattattatcagtattattattattgacagttTATAGATAACACATTTCATCAATGttgcacatacacaccaaaatgtgactcagtaataaactatacacacacaaacataaacatataatcaaattctatgtGCTGAAACAattcagaacttttttttcttcttttattcaaaGTTTTACTTTACCGAAAGCTACCTCgattgtgaaaaaagaaaaagaaaacaaaaacaaaaacactgcaaGTGTGAAAGGAAGTGTGGtcaattttcaaaaaagataactTCTATCTTAACAGTCCACTTGCAGCAGATCGTCAATTATCATCCGCCTTGAAGACCAAACCACTTacaccaaacacaaagaaaacactgtATAACAGTTTGATTTGGTCAACAATAAGCTGTAGATCCTTCCTCTTCCGTCCTCTCTCCCGACACCGTACCTATCACTTCCATCAACCTTTCCCTGCTCTgttctattttcatttcatttgttattGGTCAAAGTGACCCCAAAATGGGTCAACCTATTTTTCCCGCGGAATGATGTCACCAGTCCAGACAATGTTCTGTTCTGTGATTGGATGTGTGCTTGTCATGTGACCAAACTGTCCGCCATCTTTGTCTCATTTGCACGAGAGAAGAGGCGAAAGgccagacaaaagaacaaagaTAGTCTGAGAGGGAGTTCTTGTGAAAATGGAGGAGAAACGTGGGTCAGGAAGGTAATAGCTTATACATTGCATGGAATACTTTTAATGTTcagttgttgcattgtgtttacaATTGGGAATTTGCGATGGTTGGTTCTGGAATGCTGACAATGTTTTGTTGTGAATCGCCAATCGGTTGTTTCGAGTTTCTCTTTATTCGTTTACACTAGCGGTCTTTGTGAATATTCCTCCAGTCCTTTTTTGCACATCATCACGTACATCACCACATTACCAGTGAAAATATGCAGTTTGGTCATTTGCAGTCTTTACAACGGATGAATTTTAACACCGATGTTACCAGTAACAAACTGAATCGAATCGCCGGCGCTATGGATTCACGTTTTTCCTTTCAGACTATTTTGTTTACTTTGTGCTTCATCAGCAACAAAACAGGTGATAGATTATATAATTGATTACACATGCAAATTTAAGATATGATGACATCGATGTACTTGCAAAGACTGAAATGtttgcgcgcacatgcacacgcatagtCGTAgtggcatacacacagacacgtgttAATCAACTTAATGTAATATGGTACATGTTTTTCACTGATAAAGTGGTCATCTCTCttgctcctttctctctctctcaccccctctctctctccctccgtctctctctctccctctctgtagtcTAGTCCTCTCTAgtctcaagtctctctctctctcaagcatacacacagagacaaacttgTGTTGACATTATCATTGTTACACACAGGCTTGAGTCAGCACAGACTTCTTTTTTTAAGGTTTTCATTCTCACTTAATCTTACTggataattatgtgtgtacaGTCTGCTTTTCATCAAAGATTAAAATTTACCATGCCAAATATGTGTGCAaacacatgtaatgatgtatactgGCTTCAAgggaatgtttttcttttcacttctttctaCTTTGTGTGGATATGAAATCTTCCGAATTATTTCGGTTCTGGTCAGTATCAAACAATAAAGTCATCTGAACACAACTCATCTCAAACACAAGCACATCACTTCacacataaaatgataaaaacaaataaagtgCATGCAAAAGAATATTAATCTGAATTGACGAAGTATTGAATCTGACGGAGGGATCGCCCAGCTTTTCTTTGAAAGAAAATTgaccattatttttttctttctggtgatAATATTTTCTTATTAAATGATATCCATGTACTTATCGTTGGTGGGGAAACGGATTTTAGTTATACATAATACAGGAAAGAAAAGGTCCTGTTTTGGATACCATTTTTGTACTGGGTTAACATTTTCTTTATGTCTAAAGAAAATTtattgaaagtttttttttttaattattattattacttcagttTGATAGTTTTGATAGATACTCTCATATTTCTCTCAgaatttgttgttctttgttttgttcttgcaTTCTTCTTCAGTAAAGCTTTCTTCTTTCCACTTGTTTTGACTTGGTGCTCATGCAGTTTGGAGCAGGGGAATTTCTCTTTGGCTATTTGTTGCCAAATTCCGGCCAACTGATGCCAGTCAAGCTCCAGATCAGTGCCAGCACTTGACTTGAGATAATGGTGCAGATCTCTGGCCCCCTTTCCCACTGTTAAAAGTATTGTCAGTAGTGGCTTAGTTAAATATAAAACCAGAATCAAAAGAGACTGTCTCAAATTTTGCAGAGAAGCATTTTGCATCATGATCATGTTTAACTCATGAATGTGTTGCTGTTGGATCTTGGAGTTGATGTCTCACTCTGTAGTTGGCAACAAGCAAGGGATAGCAAGCTATAATCCATCCCCAGAGGACAAACTAGCTATCTCTTGTTTCAATTGCAGGCAGTCACTATTTGAAGTTTGTGGAGGATGAAAAAAGCTGTGCACCTTTAACTGAGTTACTGAGGTTTCATCTTGTCTGATGTTTATTGTAATGTTAGTTCTGGTTATTTTTCGTTCTTTTACTCTTTGACTGTTTgagtatttcagtttcagttactggTTTGAACTGGCAAAAAGGGCTGAGATGGAGTTGGTAGCTGGTGAGAAAATGAGAAAGTGAGAATTCTGGAACAGATTATGTGGGAgatcccctaccccacaccccaaacccaacccccccaaaaaaagataattgtgtgtcactttgtctgtgtggaagtgtgtgtttgGCATGGCAGTCAGGAAACAGTTGACATTTTATTAGTGCAGTTGTTACATCGGTTCTGCTGTAGTCTAGTTATTGTCTAGATCACTTACCATTACTCATCATCAACTGTGTTAAATAACAGctaaattaatttttttgttattaaaGAGGGTCAAAACGCCAAGCAAAAGTGGCAGATGATGGCTTTTGGGACTGCTCTGTCTGCACCTTCAAAAACTCACCTGAGGCATACAAATGCGAGATGTGTGATGTACGGAAAGGCACCTCCACACGGTTAGTATGCGATGATTTTTATTAAATTGTAGCcaagaattttgtgtgtgtgtgttcttacgttttgtttttatatcagcATGATCTGTCTTTGATCCATTCTTACCAAATGCATTTAGAATTATgatttataattatatatgtatgtaatatgTTGTTTATTAAGAAATTGACAGTGGATACGGTATGaaaatgagacagacaacaacaacaacaaaaaaagaatttgCAGAAGATTGGTCACATAGTTAACTTACTGAACTGTGGTTGACATTTATCCTACTTCCTTGGGGTTAGCAAATGTCGATAGAAGTATCGCAGCCATCATTTCATTTATAACATACTTTTAATTACACATTTTCTATATATTATAGTATGTTCagtgttcatctaagatgatattactTGTTATTAGACTAAATTATCACAGCCAGTTATGCTCatgactgtcattttttttcagaaaacctCGCATCAACCCACAGTTGGCACAGCAGGTAGAACAGCAGTTTGCTCCTCcgccaacaaaaaaagagagatccacttcagaaagaaaaaaagagaaacagcatAGGGAACGAAGAGAACAACAGAATGGGTGAGTATCTTGTGAAGATGCTTGCTTTCACAGTATCAGTGTTGGCGCATGTGCAGTCTGCACTGTTAAGTACCAGTGTAACACTGGTAGCAAGCTGCTGCTGGCTGCTTGTGTGCAGTGTTTGATGTAGAGCCAGAGCAATAGATTGAGCATTACAAGAGTTGCTCCCCTTTGATTATTGCAAGAGTTGCTTCCCTTGGCTCTTCCTGTTTCATTGCTGTGATAAATGTGCGAGAATCAGTTGCAAGGACCCACCGTGGAACACAGTCTTGTTTCCAGTGACCCATGAGTCATTTGCAGACACAGTGTGTCAGTAGTAGAGGACATAGTTCTGAACATGAAAATAATCTGTAGTAAGAGGTGTTTGACAATTCATTTCATATACAAAGGTCATAATGTAGAATTATCAACTCCTCATacagttcttttattttttttttttttttcaaatattactAATCAGAGTTGAAAACATTTGTAGGTTGCCATCAGCGAGAGCTTTTCATTCAGGTTAGTGACTGAAATATTGATCATTTCACAACAGAATGTTCCTAGATAATGATGTAAATGACTTTTGCAAGCGAACAAAAGGAAATTTACCATTACCAAAGACATGTGCTCCATTGGAAGCTCTAAGTATGATATCCttcggggtttgtttgtttttttaattcatgttcTGAATGACAATCATTTAGCTTTATTATCTGTTGTGTTTTATCAGTAAATGATTTAATGATTTTTCTACAATGTGTCAATATTAATGgtatgtagtgtatgtgtgtgtttagtgtttgtatgtgtttatttgtgagACTGTTacgtgtatgtgtacttgtgggGTGATGTTGGTTCAAGGGCCTGGGTTCAGATCATTTTGAAATTTTCTTTTGTAttacagaaagaaagcaacaacttattaacacaattctgatgCATTCTTGATCTTTTTCAGACCTCCAAGGTTAAAGAACATTGACCGAAGTAAAGGGAAACAGTTCAAAGTGACCTGCAATAATGTTACAGTCGTCATTACAGACTATCCGTTAGAAACTGTGCCAGATGTGCGGTCCTCAGACAGCCATATTTCCTCTGATGCTTCAGACACAAATTCTTCTGCGCCCTCACATGATTTACAGACGGACGTTTCTGCTGGAAGCACCTCCACATCCGGTGTCAATACGTAGATTGTGcttgtgggggggttttgttggggtttttttttgttgttttttttgttttgtttttttcttttttcttttttatatcaaAGACAAAATTGTGGCAATGTTCAGACTGGAAAACAACGGGAGAGCTGTCTGCAACTGGTGATGAAGGAGACTTGACTGATGACAGCAGACAGTGACTGTGGTTGGTACTTGTGATGTGTCCTACAGGTTCTCATACAATGATATCCCTGCATGTTCTCTTGTTTCAATGACAGTGGAGCTGGAAGGAAGGCAAGTTGTAGTGGTTTGTTGTCTGCAGCACTTCCAATAGGGCCATCAagtatagatacatatatatatatatttctgttgatGTTGAAACAAGGTACACTTTCCCCTTCCCCTGGAACCTGTAAGAGGACATATGTTGGTGCATTGTGTGAAGTAAGAGGGAAAATGATTATGAGATTGAATGTGTTGAAGGGAAAGAAATATGTATATATTGGAGTATATGTGAGCGAGGAAAAGTTAGGGCACATTCTGTCATTGTCACTAAGCAGAGAATATGTTTTAATGATTACAACAGTCAGCTGTTTGCCATATGCAGAGAACCCCTTGGAACTGATAGGTTACAGGTAACTATTATTTTTTTAagacagtttttcttttcttttttttaaaactcatttAATGTTGATACCAGATACCCAGTTTCAGGGTTTGGGGATAAACAAGGTCTCAAGGCAGCTGATAGTATCCATTATTTGTCACAGTGTTTTCATCTTTAGAAAGTGGACACACATTCTTAACGCAGGTACACTGCATGAAAAATGGTCACTTTG
This genomic interval from Babylonia areolata isolate BAREFJ2019XMU chromosome 8, ASM4173473v1, whole genome shotgun sequence contains the following:
- the LOC143284702 gene encoding YY1-associated factor 2-like, whose translation is MEEKRGSGRGSKRQAKVADDGFWDCSVCTFKNSPEAYKCEMCDVRKGTSTRKPRINPQLAQQVEQQFAPPPTKKERSTSERKKEKQHRERREQQNGPPRLKNIDRSKGKQFKVTCNNVTVVITDYPLETVPDVRSSDSHISSDASDTNSSAPSHDLQTDVSAGSTSTSGVNT